The segment CACGAAGCCTATATCGGCGTCCTCATCGATGATTTGGTCACAAAGGGGACCCGGGAACCGTACCGGATGTTCACAAGCCGCGCTGAGTATCGACTCTTGTTCAACCACACGTCAGCCGAACTCAGGCTCCAAGCGCATGCCCGGGATAATCAACTCCTCACACACTCGCGCTTGCAGCGCATTGCCGAAAAGGCGAAACAGATTGGCCATTGGGTTGATTGGATAGAGGCTCAAAAAGCGCCGGAGGGGCAGGGGAGATTAGGCGATGCGATCAGACGCTCAACCACGGGAGGGGCGGCGATGCCTCCGCTGCCGCAGGCATTTGTAGACTTGGGATCCGAAGTGAAAGACGAGGTTTTCTATCGGGTGAGCTACCGCGGATACTTGGAGCGGGAGCAGCGTCAAATTGAGAAGCTCTCCCAAATTGAACATGTCAAGTTGCCCGCAGACTTCGACTACCTCGCCTTAAGAGGGCTGAGGGCTGAAAGCGCCCAAAAACTCCAGAGCTTTCAACCGTACACCCTCGGTCAGGCGAGCCGCATCAGTGGCGTCAACCCGGCGGATATCAATGTGCTTCTGGTTGCGCTGGCTGCTCGCAGGGCAGGCGAGGGGGGCCCTAGGGCGACGTAACATTTGTGAAACGGCGAGGTAAAACGCTGGGCGTCCTGCCTGAGTACCGTATGCTGCCTTGATCCGTATGAGCGAGACAAAGGCCAAAAAGATCCTCGTAGTTGACGACGAAGCAGACGTGACTGAACTCGTCGCCTATCACCTCAAGGCAAAAGGGTTCACTGTTGAGGCGCTCAACGATCCCAACGGGAGCCTGTCCACGGCAAGGCTGTTTCAGCCCGATCTTGTGATACTCGATGTGATGATGCCCGACCTAAGCGGAATCCAGATCTGCCGACTCCTTCGCGCCGATCCTCAACTTCGCAACGTCCCGGTCGTGTTTCTCACCGCCAGAGCGGAAGAGGGCGACCGAATTCAGGGATTGGAGACAGGGGCCGATGACTATATTTGTAAACCGTTTAGCCCCAAGGAGTTGGTGCTTCGGATTCAGTCTATTCTCCGGCGTGCAAACGAGACGCCGGCGACCGCTCCCAAGCTGCTCACCGCCGGCCAACTGGTCCTCGACATCGACCGGCACGCGGTGACGGTGAATGGAGATCCCGTGGAACTCACGGCTACCGAATTCAAGTTGCTTCGACTCCTGATGGAGCGTCGTGGACGGGTGCAGACGCGCGAGCACTTGCTCATCAATGTTTGGAATTATGAGACAGAGATTGAAACGCGCACGGTCGACACACACATCCGTCGACTTCGCGAGAAACTCGGCGCAGAAGCCGATTGGATTGAAACCATCCGCGGTGTCGGCTACCGGATGGCTGAACGTAAAGTCGACGCATGCTCATCCTCATAATCCTGGCGCTCGCCCTGGCGCTAATCTGGACGCTGGTCCGGCTGTATCGCCTTCAGCGTGCAAGCCGTCTTCTTCACCAGGCTGTTTTGCAGAAGCAACCGCTCTTGCGCGAAGACACTCCAGATTCGATCGATTCTGACTTGGACCGTTTGCGGGAGGAGACAAACGAGTTGATTGCCGAGACTGCACGGCTGCAGCAGCAGCGTACCGGTCACCTTGCGCAACTCGATGCGACGCTCGGAAGTCTTCGCGAGGCCGTCCTGATTGTTGACAGTGACAACCATATCCTCCTCGCGAACCGCGCGCTGAAGGCAATTTTCCCGCAGGCGACGCACACGCTGAATCAAAGGCTCGAGCGGGTGCTGCACAGTGTCGACTTCCTCGAGTATGTGGCCGAGGTCCGGAAAGGGGAGACACCGCCCCGTGCCGAAATGGAGTTCGCTTCCGGCAACCAGTCGGTTTGGGTGGAGGTGACCGGCACTCCCATTCCCTCGGCCCAGAATGGGGGGCGCCCCTGGGCGCTTTTCGTTCTACACGACATCACACGTCAGAAACAATTAGAGGGGATTCGAAAGGAGTTCGTCGCGAACGTGTCCCACGAGCTGCGCACACCACTCGCGATCATCAAGGGCTACACGGAGACGCTCGTCGACGGCCATCGAGAGATGACCATCGATGACCGCGACCGTTTTCTTCGCACCATTCAACGGCATTCCGAACGCCTGAATTCGCTCTTGGAAGACCTGCTGATCCTTTCGCGCCTGGAGTCAATTAACCCGGGATTGCGCCGCGAGTCGACGTTGCTGCAGAACTTGATCCTGACCATCGTCGAGGATTACCGGGCCCGGCCATCTGCATCCAACCACACGATCGCAGTGGAACTCGACGAAGGGATCGGCGAGATGATGCTGGATCCCCTCAAGATCACGCAGGTGTTTGAGAATCTCTTGGACAACGCACTCAAGTACACACCCAGGGGGTCAAGGATTGCCATCCGTGCGAAAGCAGTGCCCGGCGAGGTGGAGGTGAGTGTAGCTGACAACGGCACCGGCATTCCCGCAAATGACCTCCCTCACATTTTCGAGCGTTTCTATCGAGTCGACAAAGGTCGGTCACGGGAGACGGGCGGCACAGGACTCGGCCTTTCGATCGTGAAGCATATCATTCAGCTTCACGGCGGTCGGGTGAGCGTGGATTCGACGCTGGGGAAGGGGACCACGTTTATTTTGACGCTCCCGTTGCGCAAGACGGAGTGAGGGCCTTGCTGGCGCTGATGCAGAGAGTCATGCATCGCGCGTCGAGATAGGCGAGTGCGCGCCGGAGACGGCGCTTATCGCCAAATGAAGCGCACGCACCGCAGCTTCCCAGCGCCGCCGGACTTGGCCTTCGGCCGATGCGATCCGGCCAGCCTTTTGCCAAGCAGACCCCTCTACCTTTCCTGTGTCCCGTCCGCGCCGGCGCCAAAGGCGCCACGTCCGGCCCGCAGGGCCTCCAGCGCGTCAAAAAAATCCGCCACAAGAACTCACCCCTGTCTCACGCAGCGCCTTCTCCGCGCTTCTGTTCTTCCAGTCTTCCAAATCTCCCCCTACCAATCGTCCTTTCATGTATAACCCGGAGCGTACCGCTGATTTCCTCGCACGCCGCGACGCACGTCGCTCCGCGTTGCGTGAGGAATTGGCCACCCGGCTCGCAGGGGTGGGGGAGTGCACCCTGGAGATCGGTTGCGGCCACGGGCACTTTCTCACGGCGTACGCGGCCGCTCATCCCGAGGAGATCTGCCTCGGGATAGACATCATCCTCGACCGGTTGGAGCGAGCCGAGCGAAAGCGTACTCGGGCTGGACTCGAGCAACTGCAGTTCATTCGGGCAGAGGCGGGAGAGTTCCTCGATGCGCTCCCAGCGGAGATCCGTTGGCATCGGATCTTCGTCCTCTTTCCCGATCCTTGGCCGAAGCGACGCCACCACAAGAACCGGCTGATCCAACCAGAGTTTCTATCAGCGCTTGCCCGCCGGGCGACCCCTGACGCCCGCCTCTGCTTCCGCACCGACCATGCCCCTTACTTCGCGGATTCGCTCCTTACGGTGCACGAACACCCGGATTGGGAAGTGGCTGAAGGTGAAGCGTGGCCCTTCGAACACGAAACAGTCTTCCAGTCCCGCGCAGCCGGTTACCAAAGTTGGATCGCGCGTCACCGGGTCACACCGTTAATCTAACTGCTGGAAGCTAGCAGAACGCATTATTTCGGTTGTTGACGCAGGGCAACCGGTTTGCCTAGGTCTTCGCCTTTTCCACGCTTAAGCTGGTTTCACGCCGCTCCATGTCCGTATCCATCCGCCCTCTCCTCACCACGTTGTTTCTCGCGCTGTCGAGCGCGACCGCGTTTGGCGCGGAAGGCGGGCATGAGAAAGCTTCGTATCTCAAGGGCGTTTTCGAGCCGTATCACATTCCCAATACGATTCTTACGAGTTTCGTCATCACGATCGCCATCATCATCGCGGTGAGGTGGGCGGTCGGCACACCGAAGATCATTCCTGGCCGCGGTCAGGCGGTCGTCGAGAGCGCGATCGATGCGATGCGCGGCCTTTACGAGCCCATCGTGGGGAAGAAGGCAATGCCGATGGCTTTCCCGGTTCTTCTCACGCTGTTCATTTTTATCGTTTTCCACAATTGGTCCGGCCTCTTGCCCGGAGTGGGGACGATTGGATGGGGCACCGTCCACGATGGCAGCTTTCACGTCGATACGCCGCTAATCCGGCCTCACACCTCCGAGCTGAATGGCACCATCGCCCTCGCCCTGATTTCCTTCGGCGCTTGGTTCATCATCGTGATGCGCTACGCGGGTCCCGGCCTGCTATTGAAGGACCTTTTTGGCAACAAAGCCGACAAGAAGGAGCTCGCGCCCGCCATGTACTGGGGCCTCTCCCTGGTCTTTCTGGTCGTCGGTTTCATTGAGGTTGTTTCCATCTTTATTCGCCCGGTAACGCTTTCGATGCGTCTCTTCGGCAACGTGTACGGAGGGGAGAACCTCCTGCACGCCATGCATTTCCTCCCTCCGTTCTATTTCCTCGAACTGCTGGTGGGCTTCGTTCAGGGCCTGGTGTTCACGCTGCTCAGCGCCGTCTACATCGGCCTGATTTGCAACCACGGCGACGACCATCACGACGAGGAACACGCGGAGGGCCACGAAGCCGCCCACCACTGATCCCTTTCGCGGTCGGGAGCATGCCCAATCCTATGCGTGCACGACCGAGAGAACGAACAATAACAAATCCAACCTCACTCCCATGATCCTCGCTGAAATCACTGGCAACATCGCCAGCGCCGCTGGTCTCATCGCCGCCGCCACCGCCGTCGGCCTCATTGGCACGAAGGCCGCCGAAGCCGTCGGCCGCAATCCCGCCGCTTCCGGCAAGATTCTCGTCCAGTCCATCCTCGGTATGGCGCTGGCCGAAGGTCTCGGCCTCCTGGCCCTCTTCCTCGCGAAGTAAACCGGTTCCGCCAGAAACCTCGCCGTAGTCCCGCGCTGAATACGCGCGGGACCAAGGCGAACCCCCTTTTCCACCATGTTCTCCTCGCTCCTTGCCGTCGCGGCACCCGCTGCCGAAGCCCAAGCCGAACACGCCGCCTCGGGCGGCCTCGTGCACGACCTCGTCGAGAAGTTTGGCATCGATGCCGTCAACGTCGGCATGCAGCTGCTCAGCTTCACGATCTTGGCGGTCGTGCTGTACCGCTTCGCGATCAAGCCGGTGCTCGCCACGATGGATGAGCGCACGCGCAAGATCGAGGCCGGCCTCAAGCACGCCGAGGACATGAAGGCGCAGCTCGCCGCCGCGCAACAGGAGAGCGCCACGCTCATCAAGAGCGCGCAGACCGAGGCCACCCGGATCATCGAGGAGGCCCGCAAGACCGCCAAGGAATTCAGCGACAAGACCCAGAAGGAGGCGACGGAGCGCGCCAACGGGCTGATCACCAAGGCGCAGCAGGCGATCGAGCTCGAGCACAAGAAGATGCTTTCCGACGCCCGCGGCGAGATCGCCCGCCTGGTCGTCACCACCACCGAGCGCGTCCTCGCGAAGAAGCTCACCGACAACGACCGCGCCGCCTACAACGACGCCGCGTCGAAGGAGCTCGCGAGCCTCTAATCGGTATCCAGATTCAAACTACAATGGCCGTCCCGAAGAAAGTCCAGAACCTCGCCCGCGAGCTCTTCAAGCTGAGCCTCGAGCAGGGTCGCCTGTCCGCGGATCGCGTGGCGGCCGTCCTCGCCTACGTAGAGAAGACCAAGCCTGCGCACACCGTCGCCGTCCTCCAGGCTTACCAGCGACTGATCGCCCGCGAGGTCGCGCGCGGCCAGGTGGTGATTGAGCATGCAGGCCCGGTGAACACCGGGCTGCTCGACCAGATCTCCGCCGCCCTGAGCAAGCGCTACGGGCGCACCGTCACCTGGGTGTCGAAACCCAATCCGGCGCTCCTCGCCGGCCTCCGCGCCCGCATCGGTGACGACGTCTACGAATCCTCAGCCGCCGGCCAGCTCTCCACGCTTGCCACCAACGCCTAATCCTTTCCCACACCCTTTTAGAAAATGAGCACGGTCATCGAACAAATCGAACAGCAGATCGCCAAGCTGCAAAACAAGGCGGTCAAAAAGAACACCGGCACCATTCGCACCGTCGCCGACGGCGTCGCCAAGATCGACGGCCTCTCCGACGTGATGTACAACGAGATGGTCCAGTTCCCCGGTGGCGCCATCGGCATCGCGCTCAATCTCGAGGAGGACGAAGTCGGCTGCGTCATCCTCGGTGACGTTTCCCAGCTCAAGGAGGGCGACGAGGTCCAGACAACCGGCCGCCTCCTCTCCGTCCCGGTGGGCAAGGCGCTCCTCGGTCGCACGGTCGACGCCCTTGGCAACCCGCTCGACGGCAAAGGCCCCATCGACGCCAAGGAAACCTACCCGGTCGAAAAGATTGCCCCTGGCATCATCGTCCGCAAGTCGGTGAGCCAGCCCCTCTTCACGGGCATCATGGCGATCGACTCGATGATCCCGATCGGCCGCGGCCAGCGCGAACTTATCATCGGCGACCGCGGCACCGGCAAGACCACCATCGCGATCGACACCATCATCAACCAGGCGAAGATCAACAAGGTCGGCCTTGCTTCGGGTGACCCGAAGTTCCGTCCGGTTTACTCGATCTACGTCGCTGTCGGTCAGAAGAATTCCAACATCGTCCGCACCCTTTCGGCCCTCGAAGCCGCGGGCGCCCTTGAGTACACCATCGTTGTCGCCGCATCCGCCGCCGACAATCCGGCCAATCAATACCTGGCCCCGTACTCCGGCGCCGCAATCGGCGAGTGGTTCATGGAGAACGGCATGGACGCGCTGATCGTCTATGATGACCTCTCCAAGCACGCGGTGGCCTATCGCCAGATTTCGCTGATCCTGAAGCGTCCGTCGGGCCGCGAAGCTTACCCGGGCGACGTGTTCTATCTCCACAGCCGCCTGCTTGAGCGCGCCGCTCGTCTCGACGGCAAGGGATCGCTCACAGCGCTGCCGATCATTGAGACCCTTGCTGGCGACGTCTCGGCCTACATCCCGACGAACGTTATCTCGATTACCGACGGGCAGATCTTCCTCGAAACAGATCTCTTCAACCAGGGCACGCGCCCCGCGGTGTCGGTCGGTCTCTCCGTGTCCCGCGTCGGTTCCGCCGCGCAGATCAAGGCGACCAAGCAGGTCGGTGGTAAACTCAAGGGCGAACTCGCCCAGTTCCGCGAACTCGCGGCCTTCGCGCAGTTCGGTTCCGACCTCGACGCCAAGACGAAGGCCCAGCTCGATCGCGGTTCCCGCATCGTCGAGCTCTTCAAGCAGCCTGCGTTTAGCCCGATCCCGATCGAGCAGCAGGTGGTCACACTTTGGGCCATGCAGAAGGGCTACTATGACGGCTTCGACATCAAGAAGGTCACGGCCGCGGCGGTCTCGCTTCGCGAATTCTTCGCCACACGCAAGGACGCGCTTCTCACCGAGATCCGCAACAAGGCTGCGCTCGACGCCGATCTCGAAGGCAAGCTGAAGGCTTCGGTCGACGAGTGGAAGAACTCTTACAACGGTTGATCCATGGCTAGCACGCGCGACATTCGCCGACGTATCAAGTCGGTCAAAAACACGAGGCAGATCACCAAGGCGATGGAGCTGGTGGCCGCATCGAAGATGAAGCGCGCACAGCAGGCCGCGCTCGCGGGCCGCCCCTATGCCCAGCTGATGGCGTCCATGCTCGGTGCGCTCGCAGGCCGGGTTGAGGAGGCGCAGCATCCGTTCCTCGTGAAGCGCGAGGTGAAGACCCGCGGCATTTTGCTTGTGACGACCGACAAGGGACTCTGCGGTCCCCTGAACGCCAACCTCTTCAAGGTCGTCACCACGATCGAAGGCGATGCCAAATTCGTCACCATCGGCCGTAAGGGAGCCCAGTTCCTCGGCCGCACCAAGCGCCAAATCCTCGCCGACTTCCAGGTGAGCGACAAAGCGGGGTTCGCCGAGGTGAAGGTCGCAATCGAGTTCCTCGTTAAGCAATATCTCGAGGGAACAGTCGACACGATCGAAGTCATTTATTCGCGTTTCAAGAACACGCTTGTGCAGGAGCCGACGCTTCGCCCGGTGCTTCCGCTCGCCAGTGTCTCCGAGTTCACCGCACAGCTCCAAGCCGAGACGGGCGACTCAAGCAAGGCGGATGCGCGCGACATGCTGTTCGAGCCAAGCGCAGCCGAGGTCCTCGAGGCGTTGCTTCCGTTCTACGTCAATCGCTTCGTGTACCAGCTGATTCTCAGCGCACGCGCCTCCGAGCACAGCGCGCGCATGGTCGCGATGAAGACGGCGAAGGACAATGCCACGAAGCTGCTCGGCGACCTGACGCTCGAGTATAACAAGGCCCGCCAGGCCGCGATCACGCAGGAGATCCTCGAGATCGCCGCCGCATCGTTCGCCACCGCCACCTGATGTATCCACTTTTTAACTACACACTTTGATATGAATACCGGCAAAATCGTCCAAGTCATCGGCCCGGTGGTCGACGTGCAGTTCGCCGAGAACGCCATCCCGCCCATCTACCAGGCGCTCATGGTCAACTTCACCGTCTCCGGCAAGCAGGAGACGCTGACGCTTGAGATCCAGCAGCACCTCGGCGGGGGCGTTGCCCGCGCGATCGCCATGTCCTCCTCCGAGGGCCTGACGCGCGGCATGGAGGTCGCCGACACGGGCGCTCCCATCTCGGTGCCGGTGGGCGAGGGCGTCCTCGGCCGAATCTTCAACGTAACCGGCGACACCGTCGACGGCCGCGGACCTGTTCCCTTCCAGAAGAAGTACCCGATTCACCGTCCGGCTCCGGCCCTGGTCGACCAGGACACCAAGGCCAACATCCTCGAGACCGGAATCAAGGTCATCGACCTGATCGCCCCGTTCACGAAGGGCGGCAAGGTCGGAGCCTTCGGTGGCGCAGGCGTCGGCAAGACCGTCGTCATCATGGAGCTCATCAACAACATCGCGAAGGCGCACGGCGGCTACTCCGTGTTCGCCGGCGTGGGTGAGCGCTCCCGTGAGGGCAACGACCTTTACCACGAAATGTCCGAGGCGGGGGTCATCGATCAAAAGGATATTTCGAAGTCCAAGGTGGCGCTGGTGTACGGCCAGATGAACGAGCCACCGGGTGCCCGTATGCGCGTCGCCCTCTCGGCGCTCGCCATGGCGGAGTATTTCCGCGACGAGAAGAACCAGGACGTGCTTCTCTTCGTCGACAATATCTTCCGCTTCTCCCAGGCGGGTTCTGAAGTGTCCGCGCTTCTCGGCCGTTCGCCGTCCGCCGTGGGTTACCAGCCGACTTTGTCGAATGAGATGGGTCTCCTCCAGGAGCGCATCACCTCGACAAAGAAGGGGTCCATCACCTCCTTCCAGGCCGTCTACGTGCCTGCTGACGACCTCACTGACCCCGCGCCGGCCAACACCTTTGCTCACCTCGACTCGACGATCGTGCTCGAACGCTCGATCGCAGAAAAGGGCATCTATCCCGCCGTCGACCCGCTGGCCTCCGTTTCTAAGGCGCTTGAGCCGACAGTCGTCGGCGAGGAGCACTACAAGGTGGCGCGTGAGTGCCAGCGCGTCCTCCAGCGCTACAAGGACCTCCAGGACATCATCGCGATTCTCGGTCTCGATGAACTTTCTCCCGAGGACAAGCTCACCGTTTTCCGCGCCCGCAAGATCGAGCGCTTCTTCTCCCAGCCGTTCCACGTCGCGGAAGTCTTCACCGGCTCCCCCGGCAAGTACGTGTCCGTCAAGGACACCGTGCGCGGCTTCAAGATGATCCTCGATGGAGAGCTCGACGAAGTCCCGGAAGGCGATTTCTACATGAAGGGCTCGATCGACGAAGTGCTCGCCGCCGCGGGCAAGAAGTAACATGGCCCTCACGCTCGAAATCGTCACGCCCGAGGCGCGCGTCTTCAGTGACACCATTGAGACGGTCGTCATCCCGACGGTCGAGGGCGAGATTGGCATCCTTCCCGGCCACATTCCGCTCCTGACGCAAGTGCAGGCGGGCGAGCTCCGTATCACACGCCAGGGCAAGGTAGAACACCTTGCCGTGGGTGCGGGCTTCGCCGAGGTCGTCGGGGACCGCGTCTCGGTTCTTGCCGAGAGTGCGATCACCGAGGAGAAGATCGATGCCGCCGCCGTTGAGCAGGCGATGAAGCGCGCCGAGGAGGCGCTCAAGACCCAGTCGAAACTCGCGCCCGAAGAGATCGAACGTCTCGAAGGCTTCGTGCGTTTCGCCGTGGCCCAGTTGTACGTGAAGCGTCGCGGGCGCTGAGTCTCGCAGATTTTCATCCCGGCTGGAACCAGCCGGGATTTTTTATGCCTCGGCCAGGAGGTGATTTGGCTGTGCGCGATTGCCCGAATCTGGTGCTCTGGGTGCTCACCGCATGAAGCCTTGGAAGACGCTCTCCAGCCGCACCGAGTTCACCACGCCATGGTTTTCCATCCGTTCCGACACCTGCCAGGATTGGAAGGGGCGCACCATCGAGCCGTACTATGTGATGGAGACCCTCGACTGGGTGCATGTGGTCGCGGTCGATGGGACGGGGAAGATGATTGTCGTCCGGCAATGGCGACCGGCTTCCGGCACCTTCGTCGACGAGCTCCCC is part of the Opitutaceae bacterium genome and harbors:
- the atpC gene encoding ATP synthase F1 subunit epsilon, which produces MALTLEIVTPEARVFSDTIETVVIPTVEGEIGILPGHIPLLTQVQAGELRITRQGKVEHLAVGAGFAEVVGDRVSVLAESAITEEKIDAAAVEQAMKRAEEALKTQSKLAPEEIERLEGFVRFAVAQLYVKRRGR
- the atpF gene encoding F0F1 ATP synthase subunit B; translated protein: MFSSLLAVAAPAAEAQAEHAASGGLVHDLVEKFGIDAVNVGMQLLSFTILAVVLYRFAIKPVLATMDERTRKIEAGLKHAEDMKAQLAAAQQESATLIKSAQTEATRIIEEARKTAKEFSDKTQKEATERANGLITKAQQAIELEHKKMLSDARGEIARLVVTTTERVLAKKLTDNDRAAYNDAASKELASL
- a CDS encoding methyltransferase domain-containing protein, whose protein sequence is MYNPERTADFLARRDARRSALREELATRLAGVGECTLEIGCGHGHFLTAYAAAHPEEICLGIDIILDRLERAERKRTRAGLEQLQFIRAEAGEFLDALPAEIRWHRIFVLFPDPWPKRRHHKNRLIQPEFLSALARRATPDARLCFRTDHAPYFADSLLTVHEHPDWEVAEGEAWPFEHETVFQSRAAGYQSWIARHRVTPLI
- a CDS encoding F0F1 ATP synthase subunit delta, which gives rise to MAVPKKVQNLARELFKLSLEQGRLSADRVAAVLAYVEKTKPAHTVAVLQAYQRLIAREVARGQVVIEHAGPVNTGLLDQISAALSKRYGRTVTWVSKPNPALLAGLRARIGDDVYESSAAGQLSTLATNA
- a CDS encoding ATP-binding protein; the encoded protein is MLILIILALALALIWTLVRLYRLQRASRLLHQAVLQKQPLLREDTPDSIDSDLDRLREETNELIAETARLQQQRTGHLAQLDATLGSLREAVLIVDSDNHILLANRALKAIFPQATHTLNQRLERVLHSVDFLEYVAEVRKGETPPRAEMEFASGNQSVWVEVTGTPIPSAQNGGRPWALFVLHDITRQKQLEGIRKEFVANVSHELRTPLAIIKGYTETLVDGHREMTIDDRDRFLRTIQRHSERLNSLLEDLLILSRLESINPGLRRESTLLQNLILTIVEDYRARPSASNHTIAVELDEGIGEMMLDPLKITQVFENLLDNALKYTPRGSRIAIRAKAVPGEVEVSVADNGTGIPANDLPHIFERFYRVDKGRSRETGGTGLGLSIVKHIIQLHGGRVSVDSTLGKGTTFILTLPLRKTE
- the atpG gene encoding ATP synthase F1 subunit gamma, whose protein sequence is MASTRDIRRRIKSVKNTRQITKAMELVAASKMKRAQQAALAGRPYAQLMASMLGALAGRVEEAQHPFLVKREVKTRGILLVTTDKGLCGPLNANLFKVVTTIEGDAKFVTIGRKGAQFLGRTKRQILADFQVSDKAGFAEVKVAIEFLVKQYLEGTVDTIEVIYSRFKNTLVQEPTLRPVLPLASVSEFTAQLQAETGDSSKADARDMLFEPSAAEVLEALLPFYVNRFVYQLILSARASEHSARMVAMKTAKDNATKLLGDLTLEYNKARQAAITQEILEIAAASFATAT
- the atpA gene encoding F0F1 ATP synthase subunit alpha; translated protein: MSTVIEQIEQQIAKLQNKAVKKNTGTIRTVADGVAKIDGLSDVMYNEMVQFPGGAIGIALNLEEDEVGCVILGDVSQLKEGDEVQTTGRLLSVPVGKALLGRTVDALGNPLDGKGPIDAKETYPVEKIAPGIIVRKSVSQPLFTGIMAIDSMIPIGRGQRELIIGDRGTGKTTIAIDTIINQAKINKVGLASGDPKFRPVYSIYVAVGQKNSNIVRTLSALEAAGALEYTIVVAASAADNPANQYLAPYSGAAIGEWFMENGMDALIVYDDLSKHAVAYRQISLILKRPSGREAYPGDVFYLHSRLLERAARLDGKGSLTALPIIETLAGDVSAYIPTNVISITDGQIFLETDLFNQGTRPAVSVGLSVSRVGSAAQIKATKQVGGKLKGELAQFRELAAFAQFGSDLDAKTKAQLDRGSRIVELFKQPAFSPIPIEQQVVTLWAMQKGYYDGFDIKKVTAAAVSLREFFATRKDALLTEIRNKAALDADLEGKLKASVDEWKNSYNG
- a CDS encoding F0F1 ATP synthase subunit A, with the protein product MSVSIRPLLTTLFLALSSATAFGAEGGHEKASYLKGVFEPYHIPNTILTSFVITIAIIIAVRWAVGTPKIIPGRGQAVVESAIDAMRGLYEPIVGKKAMPMAFPVLLTLFIFIVFHNWSGLLPGVGTIGWGTVHDGSFHVDTPLIRPHTSELNGTIALALISFGAWFIIVMRYAGPGLLLKDLFGNKADKKELAPAMYWGLSLVFLVVGFIEVVSIFIRPVTLSMRLFGNVYGGENLLHAMHFLPPFYFLELLVGFVQGLVFTLLSAVYIGLICNHGDDHHDEEHAEGHEAAHH
- a CDS encoding response regulator transcription factor, whose translation is MSETKAKKILVVDDEADVTELVAYHLKAKGFTVEALNDPNGSLSTARLFQPDLVILDVMMPDLSGIQICRLLRADPQLRNVPVVFLTARAEEGDRIQGLETGADDYICKPFSPKELVLRIQSILRRANETPATAPKLLTAGQLVLDIDRHAVTVNGDPVELTATEFKLLRLLMERRGRVQTREHLLINVWNYETEIETRTVDTHIRRLREKLGAEADWIETIRGVGYRMAERKVDACSSS
- the atpD gene encoding F0F1 ATP synthase subunit beta, which codes for MNTGKIVQVIGPVVDVQFAENAIPPIYQALMVNFTVSGKQETLTLEIQQHLGGGVARAIAMSSSEGLTRGMEVADTGAPISVPVGEGVLGRIFNVTGDTVDGRGPVPFQKKYPIHRPAPALVDQDTKANILETGIKVIDLIAPFTKGGKVGAFGGAGVGKTVVIMELINNIAKAHGGYSVFAGVGERSREGNDLYHEMSEAGVIDQKDISKSKVALVYGQMNEPPGARMRVALSALAMAEYFRDEKNQDVLLFVDNIFRFSQAGSEVSALLGRSPSAVGYQPTLSNEMGLLQERITSTKKGSITSFQAVYVPADDLTDPAPANTFAHLDSTIVLERSIAEKGIYPAVDPLASVSKALEPTVVGEEHYKVARECQRVLQRYKDLQDIIAILGLDELSPEDKLTVFRARKIERFFSQPFHVAEVFTGSPGKYVSVKDTVRGFKMILDGELDEVPEGDFYMKGSIDEVLAAAGKK
- a CDS encoding ATPase: MILAEITGNIASAAGLIAAATAVGLIGTKAAEAVGRNPAASGKILVQSILGMALAEGLGLLALFLAK